The genomic region CTAAAGCAAAAACCTTCAACATTATCCTTCCGAGGAGTATCTAGTGAGACCACAAGGGCAATGTCAGGGCTACAGTTTAATCCTAGCTTTTATAGCGTCGCATGGTCAAAACAAGTACTAAGTATACGCATACGTACGTGGGATACACTTAGTCAGGGCGCCAAAGATGATTCTAAAAGGATATGCATGTAACACCAGTATCTTGGAATATATGGGTAAGTTAAAATCTTTATTGGTTCTTTCGTTTATGGATTGCCATTTTGTTGTGTACTTAATAATAagttttatgataaaattgcGTGAACACGGGCGGTTATTGACTGAGCTTACCTATTTGGGAAATTACACTTATGAGTCTTGTGGcaagaaatttaaattttagttaTAGAAGATCTTAATAAGAACTTTTCTGGTACACCAAGTCAAGCCTTGTACATATATTGAATAGGGTGATTCGttcatgaaaatttttttttaagaaaaagttaaatttttgcaataccttttataaatatgtatttttctaaAACAAAGTCAAAAATGGGAAAGATGAAGGCATTGAATATCTTCAAACTTCTTATAAATCGCCTTGTAGTTTCCGCATTTGAAAACTATAGTAATTTTCGTCTATTAATAATAACTCATAATATGgtttatttacaaatttttatttcagacataCGTCTACAACCTTCCTATATTCTGTGTCATTAGCACTTTATTACCTATGTTAGTACTACTAAAATAAGACCCTTTTTTATACTAAAAACGTTTACATATGGcataacatatttttatcataatatgttTGATTTATGATTTGATTTGCATAAATGATGTAGGTATAAGCATCACGAATTACTTTCTATCCGTAATCGGATAAAACATTTTGAGATCAAAAGACCACCGAGATAAGACCATCTTTTCAGATCCATGCGCGCTGTCAATCAATTCTTTGAAGGATTAAAGCACATTTGAATGCATCTGAGACATATGAGTACTGTTATACGAGtacgtattttatttgttttctttCTTGATCTTGATAGTAGGcacttaataaaattgtattggcgtcactcagaaatgcaggtattatttaaatatttttatcgaattattggaatgtcctctccaaaaccaacacaaaaaaaacacaagtttaatgtgtaaggttatccgagagttttaatctaaacaaactaatgccaaaataaataatttaattagagcgtgattgctatcacaacatctaattattcagttcacaatccaaataccgaaaatatgcgatatcgctccgaatctcggaaggagactgaactaaaaccttcgaaacacccgtatttatgcaagtacaatcttgttggcctcctagcaacagattgtatgacatcgaatgagccaaatatcgattttatcaaactacctgcattagataaattaataattttatattatttttgacaactcaaatcaactttttaaaaataaccttacagttcggccgtcctgaatttaacacgccctcgtgtttctaaataatcttgtcatgtcagtcgcgggcttccttgccctaagtcaaatccaaatcatgggctatcctgccctccgtcaaatcattaaaacctatccttgaactgccgaactctcagttttaatatcaaatcaacaataaatccaaacgactaacttctcattcgatgtatacgaaatctgaaccacttattgcaaattactttccactacacaaaagactaaaatcttaaaaaaaaaaactagaaattttaatcaccaaatcaaactcaataaaaaaaatttaatcaaatgtgggttgtttacaaaaagataccaaagcgaaattaaggcaacgtgagacacgtcccgcttctgaattattggcgtcactcagaaatgcaggtattatttaaatatttttatcgaattattggaatgtcctctccaaaaccaacacaaaaaaaacacaagtttaatgtgtaaggttatccgagagttttaatctaaacaaactaatgccaaaataaataatttaattagagcgtgattgctatcacaacatctaattattcagttcacaatccaaataccgaaaatatgcgatatcgctccgaatctcggaaggagactgaactaaaaccttcgaaacacccgtatttatgcaagtacaatcttgttggcctcctagcaacagattgtatgacatcgaatgagccaaatatcgattttatcaaactacctgcattagataaattaataattttatattatttttgacaactcaaatcaactttttaaaaataaccttacaattgATACATCATAATCTTGTAGGCACGTAAAAAGAGCTTTTGGTACAAAAGCTCTTAAGAAAAATAGCTGGTATTAAAAATAACAccttatgtatatcaaataagaccATGTTTTAGAAAACAATGATATATGTAGTACCTAATGTTGGCTTGAATGACATACGAGTAAAATTTAAAGAAAGACATAAATAACTGCCAAGATaattattagataggtactctacaaaaatcattttctttgtttttattcatataaaataGTACCCTGCCAAACCCGTGGAAGCCCCGTGAAATTAGAGATATATGAAGTGTGGAGGCAATTGTTCCTTGAGTAGGTATTATCCTGGCAAACTAAGAAAGGATTACAGTCGCGCACTGGCGCTTGTTGTAACTGGACGCGTATATTGTGCGATCGCTAAACCGGTTTCACAGCGTCGCTGCACTCATGCGTATTTGCGCGGTGAACAGTGTGCCTGATAGTGAGTAGGGTGACAATGAATAATAATGACCCGGATGAGTCCGACGAATCGGAGTGTTCATTGGAGTCGAGTGCGGCAGGATGTTCAATGAACGTAGAGGAGAACGTGGATATGACAGGAACCAATACTGATAAAAGACCGTACAAAAGAAATCGAGAGGGGGATAAAGAAGAAATGTGGACGACTGTGGGAAGGAAAGGTAAACGTTTTGCTCGAGCCGAAGCAGGCGAACCAATACCAGAGGACAGATACGAAATATGCATGACAGGGTCTGAACAACTTCCAAAACAGTTCAAATTGGCAAAATTATTGCAAACTGCGAAGATTCAGCATGTGACTCGGATCAAATATATAAACTCATACAAAGTTctaatacaatttaataatgAGGACAGTGCAGAGGAGTTTATTAACTCAAAAACATTTCAAGAAATGGGATATAAGATGTATAAAACTATGGAAATGACACACACATATGGAGTAATAAAAGACATAGATTTGGAGTATACGGATGAAGAAATTTTAGAAAGTCTTAGTTGTAACATTCAAATActtggaataaaaagtttaaaacgcAGAAATAGATCTGATGGAAAATGGGAAATTTGCGAAAAAATGAGAATATGTTTCAAAGGATCCAGTTTACCGCCTCACGTTAAAATTTTTGATACCATAGCAGAAGTGTCCCCATACATGTATCCTGTGACACAGTGCTCACGTTGCTGGAGATTCGGCCATTCTACCAAAATCTGTCCTTCTTATAAAATCGTTTGCCCAAAATGTGGAGATAACCATCCAAACTGTACGAAAACCACATTCAAATGTAACAATTGCGGAGGAAAACACATGGCCATGGCCAGAATTTGTCCAATACGGTGTAAAGAGAAACGGATCCGAGAACTGATGATTGAGTTTGGTGTTTCATATAAAAAAGCGATCACTTTATATGTTCCTCCAAGTCCCCCACCAAAACCGGAGCCTGTATTTACTGAAGAAGACTTTCCGAAGCCTAACAAAGAATATCAAGATGAATCAGGTCAATCCGACCCTTCTGCGGGAAAAAAATCTTATGCTGAAGCAACCAAGAAAACAGGttcaaaggaaaaaaagaagaagaaaaaagaacaAAGAAGTGTTTTTGAAGACATTAACTGGGGTGAAGAGTCTGAGACAAGTGAAAGAATGGAAACAAGTGAACAGGAAGAGGAACATTCTAATCAAGAGGAAACAACCGAGAAGAAAGAAGATACTACTTGGAAAGCATTGCTCAAAAAATTGAAAGAGAAAATTCTTGAAAGAAATCTGACATGggaggaaaaaataaaaacttgctGGAAGATTTTATACAGTGGGATTGTATCTATGGTTGTAAAATATCTCGCAGATTGGCCGGGTTTTAAGCTCTTCAACCTTAATGGCCCCTAGCAACACTAAGCATTCTTTAAATGTGATCCAGTGGAACGCGCAAAGCCTCCACCCCAAACTGACGGAATTCGATTTATTGCTAAATCAGGAAAAAATTCATGTTGCTATTATAAGTGAAACTTGGCTTAGCTTAGAAAAAAATCTCCACATTAGCggctataatatttttaggtcTGATCGCACTGATGGTTTTGGAGGAGTAGCTATTTTGACACATAGGTCACTAAAAGTTCAGCAACAATATTGTACCATTTCTAATACAAGTATAGAAATACTAGCTatcaaaatttttaactgtGAAGAGGTCGAGAATGTAGTGTCCATATATTGCCCACCGTCGATCAATACAACTCTTCAAGATTGGGatgaaattttttcaaaatttacacACAAAACAATTATTGCAGGAGATTTTAATGGGCACCATAGTAACTGGTCAAGCAAAACAGATACTAGGGGTAATCAGATATTTGACTCGACATTAGAACATAACTTTGTATCTCTTAACGATGGAAATTATACACGTATTAAGCTTGTGAACGGGTCAACCCAGAGAACATCCCCCGATATATCATTCGTATCGGAGGATATTGCAATCAAATTTAATTGGAAGGTACTTAGCGAAAATCTTGGAAGTGACCACCTAATTGTGAAAATGAAATTAgacataataaatcaatcatctcaCATCAAAAAgtatagaaattttaaaaaagctgattggacaacttataaaaatactatagaacaaaaacttgctgatttccATCTTCCTTTAGATAATCAAAATGCTTACgatgattttataaatattataaacttggcAGCGGAAGTGGCTATTCCTTACAGTGTGATCCCAGAGAACCCATTACGATCTGAAAAATTTAAGCCAAAACCATATTGGACACCACTTATCTCACGGTCAATAGCACAGAGAAGAATGGCCTTAGCGACATTCAGAAGAAACCCAACTCCAGAGAATTTACGTAACCTACAAGAAAAAATCAGGTCTTCTCAACGAGCGATTAGAAATGGTAAATTTAAATCGTGGCAACGTTTTTGTGATAGTATAGATGAAGTATCTATCACTAACGAAATGTGGATGCGTATGAAGTGGTTCAAAGGATATAAAACAATGACGCCCACCATTGACAGTGAGACatccaataatttattatgctcCTTGGCTCCAGACTTTGTAGTTTCAGACATGCCAATATTTAAATCTAATAACCCTAAATTAAGGTCACCAATTTCGGCACATGAATTACATAACAGTTTAAAACGCTCAGACACAGCGCCGGGGGTAGATTTAATCTCATATTCTATGATATTCAATTTACCAGACGCAGGGAAAAAGATACTTGTTAGTCTTTACAATCGCTTCTTGACTCAAAGTTTTGTACCAATACAATGGAGAAAAGTTAAAATTGTTCCTGTGCCGAAACCTGGTCGAGATAATAGATCAGCAGCTGGCTTTAGACCTATTGCATTAATATcttgtgtctgcaaaattctgCATACCATTCTTACTCGTAGATTAGATtggtttttagaaaaaaatgatcaTTTCTCTCAGGAGACTATAGGATTTAGAAGATCTCGGTCAAGTTATGACAATTTAGTTAGATTGATAACTCGCATTCAAATAGGTTTTACGAAGGGAATCCCTACAGCAGGTTGCTTTGTTGATATTGACAATGCTTATAATAATGTCAATGTAACCAGTTTGTTGAATATAGTAGATAACCACGGGGTAGGTTCAATTATATGTAAATACTTGTGGGAATATTTACGAGAAAGGgaattgaatatttatttaaataatgactTAAAAGTTTGCCGTACTACTGCTTTAGGACTAGCACAAGGTGACCCGCTGTCCCCATTATTATTTAACCTAGCTACTAGTAAAATTTGCCtatccatacaaaatgtatacatCTCTCAATATGCTGACGATTTTGTCATTTATAGTTCTAACAAGAATGTTGACCTAGcgataaataatatacaatcaGTGTTAAATTACTTTTCTAAATTTATAGAAGAACTTGGCCTCAACATCTctcataaaaaaacaaaactgtgtatTTTTAGCAAGGGCAAACGAAGATCTGAACTTAATGTAAATTTAGTCAGTCATGATCATGATATTCAACAAGTTGACAGTGTCAAATATCTGGGAATGTGGCTTGACAGGAGTTTAAAATGGGGTAGACATATAAACGAGACAAGAGATAAAACGCTcaaattcttaaatattttcaaagttttagCTGGCAGTAAATGGGGGGTTCATCCGAAACACCTTAGGCGGCTGTTTATATCAGTTATACGAAGTAGACTTGATTATGGAAGTTTTTTATACGATAATAGTATTAATAGTCATTTGAGCAAACTAGAAAAAGTACAGAATCAGGCTATGCGAGTCATTGGAGGCTTCATCAAGTCCACACCAATCCATGTCATGCAGAGTGAATTATGTCTTCAGCCTTTACCTATCCGCCGAAAATATTTGGCGGGTAAGTTCTGGCTGAAGTCTAGATCTTTTGAAGATAACATCACTATAGAAGTTTTAAAGTCACTTAATGACATGTGTAATAATGTATATTGGAGAAACAAAAAACTACCGTTGCTAATCATAGTCCATGAAAAGTTAAAACAACATTCTATCAAATCCACTAAAAAACTTCAAATTCATTGTCTCCCTACATGGATTGGTAGTTTCGATTTGTCAAAGACTATCACTACGACTATAGAGGGATTAAATAGGCccaaaagaaaatttaatagaTTGAACATGatcaattattgtgaaaaactTCTTTACGATAGATATAattcattttataaattgtatacTGATGGCTCTAAAGATGTGGCAGGTTCAGGAGCGGCGATCTTTGACCCTCAGGCAGAAATTAGCatgaaattcaaaattgaaTCGAATATCAATATTATGCACACTGAGCTGATTGCAATATCTGAATGCCTGTCTTATATATTGTCACTTGAGGGTGATAAGTTTGTGATTTTATCAGACTCAAAGAGCGCCCTTCTACATTTGGCT from Maniola jurtina chromosome 4, ilManJurt1.1, whole genome shotgun sequence harbors:
- the LOC123864730 gene encoding uncharacterized protein LOC123864730, with the protein product MNNNDPDESDESECSLESSAAGCSMNVEENVDMTGTNTDKRPYKRNREGDKEEMWTTVGRKGKRFARAEAGEPIPEDRYEICMTGSEQLPKQFKLAKLLQTAKIQHVTRIKYINSYKVLIQFNNEDSAEEFINSKTFQEMGYKMYKTMEMTHTYGVIKDIDLEYTDEEILESLSCNIQILGIKSLKRRNRSDGKWEICEKMRICFKGSSLPPHVKIFDTIAEVSPYMYPVTQCSRCWRFGHSTKICPSYKIVCPKCGDNHPNCTKTTFKCNNCGGKHMAMARICPIRCKEKRIRELMIEFGVSYKKAITLYVPPSPPPKPEPVFTEEDFPKPNKEYQDESGQSDPSAGKKSYAEATKKTGSKEKKKKKKEQRSVFEDINWGEESETSERMETSEQEEEHSNQEETTEKKEDTTWKALLKKLKEKILERNLTWEEKIKTCWKILYSGIVSMVVKYLADWPGFKLFNLNGP